ACAAAAACATATGAGTTACTGGATTCTGGTGCTGCCAGGAATTTTGGTGTTTGCTTCAATCATCATATTTCCCGTGCTCTTCAGTTTCTCTTTGAGTTTCACCACCTGGAATGGGTATGGAATGCCTGCTTTCACGGGGTTGGAGAACTATCAGACAATTATTTCCGACCCGGTGTTTCTCCATTCACTGAGAAACAACCTTCTTATCGTTGCTATTTCTGTATTTGGCCAGATACCCTTAGGATTCCTTTTGGCATACCTGCTCCATAGGAGTATGGTCCGTCATGGAACGTTTTTCCAAACGATGATTTTTCTGCCTATTACCATATCTCCGGTCGTGGTTGCGCTTCTCTGGAACCAAATATTTTCATCATCGGGAATGGTTGTTGCTCTGGTTCGCTCAATTACTGACAATCCACAATATGTAATCAGGATATTTGAGGACCAGAAGCTTGCCATCGTTCCCATCCTTTTTGTGTTGCTGTGGATGCATACCGGAACATATATGATCATCTACTATGCAAAT
This sequence is a window from uncultured Sphaerochaeta sp.. Protein-coding genes within it:
- a CDS encoding sugar ABC transporter permease; amino-acid sequence: MTYAQQKHMSYWILVLPGILVFASIIIFPVLFSFSLSFTTWNGYGMPAFTGLENYQTIISDPVFLHSLRNNLLIVAISVFGQIPLGFLLAYLLHRSMVRHGTFFQTMIFLPITISPVVVALLWNQIFSSSGMVVALVRSITDNPQYVIRIFEDQKLAIVPILFVLLWMHTGTYMIIYYANLQKMTPSVLEAAQIDGASEKQMLTRIILPSMIGTVATTAIFAISGSLKAFDLIYAMTGGGPAHFTEVIAIYMYVNTFKYYKYGFGSAASIIIVLLAVGLILLLQYFSRRLERRFE